A region from the Nesterenkonia lacusekhoensis genome encodes:
- a CDS encoding thiazolylpeptide-type bacteriocin, with the protein MSNLANLAAELDSFETETFEVKDYVDYSEMAFGSTCSSSSSSSCSSSCSSCCSSTSSCATA; encoded by the coding sequence ATGTCGAATCTCGCTAATCTCGCAGCAGAGCTCGATTCCTTCGAGACTGAGACCTTCGAGGTCAAGGACTACGTGGACTACTCGGAGATGGCCTTCGGGTCGACCTGCTCCTCCTCGAGCTCGTCCTCCTGCTCCTCGTCCTGCTCCTCCTGCTGCTCGTCGACCTCGTCCTGCGCCACCGCGTAA
- a CDS encoding lantibiotic dehydratase C-terminal domain-containing protein has translation MTTSTSHTLCLSNETQLRDTHSWRAYHVYYGGSPLVLLSDCIIPLAERLTEEKLITEYFYINYWLQGSHVRLRVRVPDSVGLEAVDNAVLGPVREYLAEHPSLHPMTELSDNDFYNQLFIGEFTEADRPKYFTEDGEPIFAENNSIQIREYEPEWARYGGERGMMISEWFFVRSTAQVVDLMKLGNLGVRTILLGIATQMTALTAACMLRDLDTVRDFFVAYHHRWVDGYDTNPAYGTPEGRREHASTTKAISQLVIPQLRALGHGRLEDLPPVLKNWAEVCLTVREAIDAAYEDGPLYFEYTDGYRAAKTPHEAAWSLCHSFIHMTNNRMMVSVADEAFLAYQIVAALQPQETDDD, from the coding sequence ATGACAACATCGACATCACATACTCTCTGCCTCAGCAACGAAACCCAGCTTCGCGACACCCACAGCTGGAGGGCCTACCACGTCTACTACGGCGGCTCCCCGCTGGTGCTTCTCTCGGACTGCATCATTCCGCTGGCCGAACGACTCACCGAAGAGAAGCTCATCACCGAGTACTTCTACATCAACTACTGGCTCCAGGGCTCCCATGTCCGACTGCGTGTACGAGTCCCAGACAGCGTGGGCCTCGAAGCAGTGGACAATGCCGTGCTGGGACCGGTGCGCGAGTACTTGGCCGAGCATCCCTCATTGCACCCGATGACCGAGCTGTCCGACAACGATTTCTACAACCAGCTCTTCATCGGTGAGTTCACCGAGGCGGACCGCCCGAAGTACTTCACCGAGGATGGCGAACCGATCTTCGCTGAGAACAACTCGATCCAGATCCGCGAGTACGAACCCGAGTGGGCCCGCTACGGTGGCGAGCGCGGAATGATGATATCCGAGTGGTTCTTCGTCCGTTCCACCGCCCAGGTAGTCGACCTCATGAAGCTGGGAAACCTCGGGGTGCGCACCATTCTGCTGGGCATCGCCACCCAGATGACGGCGTTGACCGCAGCATGCATGCTCCGTGACCTCGATACGGTCAGAGACTTCTTCGTGGCCTACCACCACCGTTGGGTGGACGGTTATGACACGAACCCGGCCTACGGGACCCCGGAGGGTCGCAGAGAACACGCGTCAACGACCAAGGCCATCAGCCAGCTGGTAATCCCGCAGCTGCGCGCACTGGGGCACGGACGGCTCGAGGATCTGCCGCCGGTGCTGAAGAACTGGGCGGAGGTCTGCCTCACGGTGCGGGAGGCGATTGACGCAGCCTATGAGGACGGGCCGCTGTACTTCGAATACACCGATGGTTACCGAGCCGCTAAGACCCCTCATGAGGCAGCCTGGTCCCTTTGTCACTCCTTCATTCACATGACCAACAACCGGATGATGGTTTCGGTGGCAGACGAGGCTTTCCTGGCCTATCAGATCGTCGCCGCGCTGCAACCGCAGGAAACTGATGATGACTGA